One segment of Pyxidicoccus xibeiensis DNA contains the following:
- a CDS encoding ferritin-like domain-containing protein: protein MNDSPSEPLADPVRRLVAEAWTFRRQVELDAALRFARLTEQLAQLGAPEALVSLAQRAAEDERRHAGMCELLARTYGQVDMPPVPLAVEEVAPPGMGFRERVLYEVVAACCITETESTAVLTTLLVPDATPRVRAVLRDILRDEVAHARLGWAWLAREHAEGAVAFLAGHVPSMLEGSVSPRLFAAGGPEEESPALMKHGVLPHTRKRETFVRALRDVVFPGLERFGVNTGPGRSWVERRSAAGA, encoded by the coding sequence GTGAACGACAGCCCTTCGGAGCCGCTGGCGGACCCGGTACGCAGGCTCGTCGCCGAGGCCTGGACGTTTCGCCGGCAGGTGGAGCTGGACGCGGCGCTGCGCTTCGCCCGGCTGACGGAGCAGCTCGCGCAGCTGGGCGCGCCCGAGGCGCTGGTCTCCCTGGCCCAGCGCGCCGCGGAGGACGAGCGGCGCCATGCGGGCATGTGTGAGTTGCTCGCGCGGACGTACGGCCAGGTGGACATGCCCCCCGTGCCGCTCGCGGTGGAGGAGGTGGCGCCTCCGGGCATGGGCTTTCGCGAGCGGGTGCTCTACGAGGTGGTCGCCGCCTGCTGCATCACCGAGACGGAGAGCACCGCCGTGCTGACGACGCTGCTGGTGCCGGACGCAACACCCCGGGTGCGCGCGGTGCTGCGCGACATCCTCCGCGACGAGGTGGCGCATGCCCGGCTGGGCTGGGCCTGGCTCGCGCGCGAGCACGCGGAAGGGGCGGTGGCCTTCCTGGCGGGCCACGTGCCGTCGATGCTGGAGGGCAGCGTCTCGCCCCGGCTCTTCGCAGCAGGGGGACCGGAAGAGGAGAGCCCCGCGTTGATGAAGCACGGCGTGCTTCCACACACGCGCAAGCGGGAGACCTTCGTTCGGGCGCTGCGAGACGTCGTCTTCCCGGGCCTGGAGCGCTTCGGAGTGAACACCGGTCCGGGCCGCAGCTGGGTGGAGCGCCGGAGCGCCGCGGGAGCGTAG
- the def gene encoding peptide deformylase, whose translation MVLKIVQAGEPVLRQKARDLTPEEISSPDVQRLIALMRDTMRDAPGVGLAAPQVGVGLRLVVVEDRAEYQAGLSPADLAARERAPVAFHVLINPRLVVEDPTPAEFHEGCLSVNGFAALVSRARGVRVEALDEHGKPVTVSAKGWYARILQHELDHLDGTLYVDRMETRTFTTAENHRRYQAGRTTAELRAALGLPERKG comes from the coding sequence ATGGTGCTCAAGATTGTCCAGGCAGGCGAGCCGGTGCTGCGGCAGAAGGCGCGCGACCTCACTCCCGAGGAGATCTCCAGTCCCGACGTGCAGCGGCTGATTGCGCTGATGCGCGACACGATGCGGGACGCGCCCGGTGTGGGGCTGGCGGCTCCTCAGGTGGGCGTGGGGCTGCGGCTGGTGGTGGTGGAGGACCGCGCCGAGTACCAGGCGGGCCTGTCTCCGGCCGACCTCGCGGCGCGCGAGCGGGCGCCGGTGGCCTTCCACGTGCTCATCAACCCGAGGCTGGTGGTGGAGGACCCGACCCCCGCCGAGTTCCACGAGGGCTGCCTGAGCGTGAATGGCTTCGCGGCGCTGGTGTCCCGGGCGCGCGGCGTCCGCGTGGAGGCGCTGGACGAGCACGGCAAGCCGGTGACGGTGAGCGCGAAGGGCTGGTACGCGCGCATCCTCCAGCATGAGCTGGACCACCTGGACGGCACGCTCTACGTGGACCGGATGGAGACGCGCACCTTCACCACGGCGGAGAACCACCGCCGCTACCAGGCGGGGCGCACCACCGCCGAGCTGCGCGCGGCCCTGGGCCTGCCCGAGCGGAAGGGGTAG
- a CDS encoding MBL fold metallo-hydrolase, with product MLTEVQAGPYTVRGISVGGVYTSLQVPELEVVLDVGLPIRSFAGTDRIFLSHAHPDHASGLGSLLGIRRLMNKGTPQVFLPAEVEAPVQEALAVLSRLHHTNMEVRTVPLRPGDVHKLGHDLYVRAFRTHHPVPSLGYQFLRRIAKLRPEFQGLPPQEIARRRQAGKALFDEVDRLELAYATDTLARVLETEPSLFDSRVLILEATFVDARHTVQAAQERWHLHLDELAARADQFRNEALVLMHFSQAFAPEEVRARVRERLPAALHERVHVFAPTSGRWFG from the coding sequence ATGCTCACTGAAGTCCAGGCCGGGCCGTATACCGTGCGCGGCATCTCCGTCGGTGGTGTGTACACCTCGCTCCAGGTGCCGGAGCTGGAGGTCGTGCTCGACGTGGGGCTCCCCATCCGCTCGTTCGCCGGGACGGACCGCATCTTCCTGAGCCATGCCCACCCGGACCATGCCAGCGGCCTCGGCTCGCTGCTCGGCATCCGCCGCCTGATGAACAAGGGCACGCCCCAGGTCTTCCTCCCCGCCGAAGTCGAAGCGCCCGTCCAGGAAGCCCTCGCCGTGCTCTCCCGGCTGCACCACACGAACATGGAGGTGCGCACCGTCCCGCTGCGCCCGGGAGACGTCCACAAGCTCGGGCATGACCTGTACGTGCGCGCCTTCCGTACGCACCACCCGGTGCCCTCGCTCGGGTACCAGTTCCTCCGCCGCATCGCCAAGCTGCGGCCCGAGTTCCAGGGCCTCCCGCCCCAGGAGATTGCCCGGCGCCGTCAGGCAGGCAAGGCGCTGTTCGACGAGGTGGACCGGCTGGAGCTGGCCTACGCCACCGACACGCTGGCGCGCGTGCTGGAGACGGAGCCGTCGCTGTTCGACTCGCGGGTGCTCATCCTCGAGGCCACCTTCGTGGACGCGCGCCACACCGTGCAGGCCGCGCAGGAGCGGTGGCACCTGCACCTGGACGAGCTGGCCGCGCGCGCCGACCAGTTCCGCAACGAGGCCCTGGTGCTGATGCACTTCAGCCAGGCCTTCGCCCCGGAGGAGGTGCGCGCCCGGGTTCGCGAGCGCCTCCCGGCGGCACTCCACGAGCGCGTCCACGTCTTCGCTCCGACCTCCGGCCGCTGGTTCGGCTGA
- a CDS encoding HD domain-containing protein, producing MKTKAAPPIALLQGRKTLPLIEAYFELNHLKQLFRQGWLRVGITPERCESVAEHSFFVALLGLFVAESLFPEADASKVVRIALLHDLGEAYAGDITPHDGVDREAKHALERRAVETILGKLPRGAEYLAMWDEYEHGASFEARLVRQLDRLEMGLQACVYEHQGLGDLSQFFASVEKALEAPELRAVLAELEALRPG from the coding sequence ATGAAGACCAAGGCCGCGCCACCGATTGCCCTGCTCCAGGGGCGCAAGACGCTCCCGCTCATCGAGGCGTACTTCGAGCTCAACCACCTCAAGCAGCTCTTCCGGCAGGGCTGGCTCCGGGTGGGAATTACCCCGGAGCGGTGCGAGAGCGTGGCGGAGCACTCGTTCTTCGTCGCGCTGCTGGGCCTGTTCGTCGCGGAGAGCCTCTTCCCCGAAGCGGATGCGTCGAAGGTGGTCCGCATCGCGCTGCTGCACGACCTGGGCGAGGCGTACGCGGGCGACATCACCCCGCATGACGGCGTGGACCGCGAGGCCAAGCACGCGCTGGAGCGCCGCGCGGTGGAGACCATCCTCGGCAAGCTGCCCCGGGGCGCGGAGTACCTGGCGATGTGGGACGAGTACGAGCACGGCGCCTCATTCGAAGCGCGGCTGGTGCGGCAGCTGGACCGGCTGGAGATGGGCCTGCAGGCGTGTGTCTACGAGCACCAGGGCCTGGGAGACCTGTCCCAGTTCTTCGCCTCGGTGGAGAAGGCGCTGGAGGCCCCGGAGCTGCGCGCCGTGCTCGCGGAGCTGGAGGCGCTGCGCCCGGGGTGA
- a CDS encoding MltF family protein, whose amino-acid sequence MEGVGGGIIVVLSSSWSLSSSRWLLAAALLLTATACKQEPVAPPPPPPAPVAVEAEDPPFPEEVLPPADATATAAAEPVKPPEPPFTGDLAALRKRGVLRVLVEGTEEDALPRQGMPKAQDRESLERFAEKHGMVVEFLAVDSFDKLIPLLREGRGDIIAADLTVTPERAKELAFTRPLARVSEVVVGRRGVQNLPRKVEDLKDRAVHVRASSTFAQSLRALAKDKATGLVIEPAPETSDPEELAWKVSRGELPLTVVDSHVLAAIETYNPDVEGLFPIAEGRQLAWAVRLDNPALRAALDAFLVERALTEHRDRLVTVDLDGIRKRGVLRVLTRNSPVTYFLHRGEQAGFDYQMAKLAAAALKVRLEVVVPPTYDQLIPWLKEGRGDVIAAALTVTGERAKQVAFSKPYLYVDEVLVQRAGAPKPASLEELKGKAVHLRKSSSHFAPLSALAAKHGFTLVEEPEDMDTETLIDRVARGEIPYTVTDSHILAAERVYREDVEAALTVPGQGEPAGKDGHHGIAFAVRQENPKLRAFLDGFVQKTYRGTDYNLARRRYFEGRRELAPITVETLAGSISPYDPLVQSYSARYGLDWRLMVAQMFQESRFDPKARSWVGAQGLFQVMPATGKELGFRKLEDPEEGIHAGVKYMHQLIGRIAPEIPFKQRLRFALAAYNAGLGHVLDARRLAAEQGWDPNRWFGNVEKAMLLLEKPKYHRRARHGYCRGSEPVKYVSEIQTRYGNYTAVVQR is encoded by the coding sequence ATGGAGGGAGTCGGAGGGGGAATCATCGTGGTGCTTTCGTCCAGCTGGAGCCTGTCGTCCTCGAGGTGGCTGCTCGCCGCCGCGCTGCTTTTGACCGCCACTGCCTGCAAGCAGGAGCCCGTGGCGCCACCACCGCCGCCGCCCGCGCCCGTGGCCGTGGAGGCGGAGGACCCGCCGTTCCCCGAGGAGGTGCTGCCTCCGGCCGACGCCACCGCCACGGCGGCCGCCGAGCCCGTGAAGCCTCCCGAGCCTCCCTTCACCGGAGACCTCGCGGCGTTGCGCAAGCGCGGCGTGCTGCGCGTCCTCGTCGAGGGCACGGAGGAGGACGCCCTTCCGCGCCAGGGCATGCCCAAGGCGCAGGACCGGGAGTCGCTGGAGCGCTTCGCGGAGAAGCACGGGATGGTGGTGGAGTTCCTCGCCGTCGACAGCTTCGACAAGCTCATCCCCCTGCTGCGCGAGGGGCGCGGGGACATCATCGCCGCCGACCTGACGGTGACGCCCGAGCGCGCGAAGGAGCTTGCCTTCACCCGCCCGCTGGCTCGGGTGAGCGAAGTCGTGGTGGGCAGGCGCGGCGTCCAGAACCTGCCGCGCAAGGTGGAGGACCTGAAGGACCGGGCCGTGCACGTGCGCGCCAGCTCCACCTTCGCTCAGTCCCTGCGGGCCCTGGCGAAGGACAAGGCGACCGGCCTCGTCATCGAGCCGGCGCCGGAGACGAGCGACCCGGAGGAGCTCGCGTGGAAGGTGTCTCGCGGGGAGCTGCCGCTGACGGTGGTGGACAGCCACGTGCTCGCGGCCATCGAGACGTACAACCCCGACGTGGAGGGGCTGTTCCCCATCGCCGAGGGCCGCCAGCTCGCGTGGGCCGTGCGCCTGGACAACCCCGCGCTGCGCGCCGCGCTGGATGCCTTCCTCGTGGAGCGCGCGCTCACCGAGCACCGGGACCGGCTGGTCACCGTGGACCTGGACGGCATCCGCAAGCGGGGCGTGCTGCGCGTGCTCACCCGCAACAGCCCCGTCACCTACTTCCTCCACCGGGGCGAGCAGGCCGGCTTCGACTACCAGATGGCGAAGCTCGCCGCCGCCGCGCTCAAGGTGCGGCTGGAGGTGGTGGTGCCGCCCACGTATGACCAGCTGATTCCATGGCTGAAGGAAGGCCGCGGAGACGTCATCGCCGCCGCGCTCACCGTCACCGGCGAGCGCGCGAAGCAGGTGGCCTTCAGCAAGCCCTATCTCTACGTGGACGAGGTCCTGGTGCAGCGCGCCGGAGCGCCGAAGCCGGCGTCCCTGGAGGAGCTGAAGGGCAAGGCCGTCCACCTGCGCAAGTCCTCCAGCCACTTCGCCCCGCTGAGCGCGCTGGCCGCGAAGCATGGCTTCACGCTCGTGGAGGAGCCGGAGGACATGGACACCGAGACGCTCATCGACCGCGTGGCGCGCGGGGAGATTCCATACACCGTCACGGACAGCCACATCCTCGCCGCAGAGCGCGTGTACCGCGAGGACGTGGAGGCGGCCCTCACCGTGCCCGGCCAGGGCGAGCCCGCGGGCAAGGACGGCCACCACGGCATCGCCTTCGCCGTGCGCCAGGAGAACCCCAAGCTGCGCGCGTTCCTCGACGGCTTCGTGCAGAAGACCTACCGCGGCACCGACTACAACCTGGCCCGCCGCCGCTACTTCGAGGGCCGCCGGGAGCTGGCCCCCATCACGGTGGAGACGCTGGCCGGCTCCATCTCTCCGTATGACCCGCTGGTGCAGTCGTACTCGGCGCGCTACGGCCTGGACTGGCGGCTGATGGTGGCGCAGATGTTCCAGGAGAGCCGCTTCGACCCGAAGGCGCGCAGCTGGGTGGGCGCGCAGGGCCTCTTCCAGGTGATGCCCGCCACGGGCAAGGAGCTGGGCTTCCGCAAGCTGGAGGACCCCGAGGAGGGCATCCACGCGGGCGTGAAGTACATGCACCAGCTCATCGGCCGGATTGCCCCGGAGATTCCCTTCAAGCAGCGCCTGCGCTTCGCGCTCGCCGCGTACAACGCGGGCCTGGGCCACGTGCTGGATGCCCGCCGGCTGGCGGCGGAGCAGGGGTGGGACCCGAACCGGTGGTTCGGCAACGTGGAGAAGGCCATGCTGTTGCTGGAGAAACCGAAGTACCACCGCCGCGCGCGCCACGGGTACTGCCGGGGCTCCGAGCCGGTGAAGTACGTCTCCGAAATCCAGACGCGCTACGGGAACTACACGGCCGTCGTCCAGCGCTGA
- a CDS encoding FAD-dependent monooxygenase: MTSQPPRHVLIAGAGIGGLTLACALRRAGLSATVFERADALRWVGAGIIVQMNAAVALRRIGLADAVAAAGASPTDSAILRPSGAAITRLPVQRLQQELGVPMTCIHRARLQAVLLEHAGPEHVRLGRAVAGFTDDGQGITVTLSDGSFVKGDVLVGADGLRSAVRSGLLGDAPLRYSGYTSWRGVSPEVPGARPGHVSETWGRGARFGVVPIGSGQVYWYATLNAPAGGQDAPGEARARLRDVFGGWHAPIADLLAATPDDAIVRTDIHDRPPMDRWSRGRVTLLGDAAHPMTPNLGQGGCQAIEDAVVLAECLARGGAVEEALAAYEARRRERANAIVARSWSLGRLAQLESPVGRFMRDSLFWLVPSALAARGVRDLVRSAS; this comes from the coding sequence GTGACCTCCCAGCCCCCCAGACATGTCCTCATCGCCGGTGCAGGCATCGGCGGCCTCACCCTGGCCTGCGCGCTCCGCCGCGCGGGCCTCTCCGCCACCGTCTTCGAGCGCGCGGACGCGCTGCGGTGGGTGGGCGCCGGCATCATCGTCCAGATGAACGCCGCCGTGGCCCTGCGCCGCATCGGCCTGGCGGACGCGGTGGCCGCGGCAGGCGCCAGCCCCACCGACAGCGCGATTCTGCGGCCCTCGGGGGCGGCCATCACCCGGCTGCCCGTCCAGCGGCTCCAGCAGGAGCTGGGCGTCCCCATGACCTGCATCCACCGGGCGCGGCTCCAGGCCGTGCTGCTGGAGCATGCCGGGCCGGAGCATGTCCGGCTCGGGCGCGCGGTGGCGGGCTTCACCGACGACGGCCAGGGCATCACCGTGACGCTGTCGGACGGCAGCTTCGTGAAGGGCGACGTGCTGGTCGGCGCGGACGGGCTGCGCTCGGCGGTGCGGAGCGGGCTGCTCGGTGACGCGCCCCTGCGCTACTCCGGCTACACCAGTTGGCGTGGCGTCTCCCCCGAAGTGCCTGGCGCGCGGCCGGGCCACGTCTCCGAGACGTGGGGCCGTGGCGCGCGCTTCGGCGTCGTGCCCATCGGCTCGGGGCAGGTGTACTGGTACGCCACGCTCAACGCGCCGGCTGGCGGACAGGATGCGCCCGGCGAGGCGCGGGCCCGGCTGCGCGACGTCTTCGGAGGCTGGCACGCCCCCATCGCGGACCTGCTCGCCGCCACGCCCGACGACGCCATCGTCCGGACGGACATCCATGACCGGCCTCCCATGGACCGCTGGAGCCGGGGCCGGGTGACGCTGCTGGGCGACGCCGCCCACCCCATGACGCCCAACCTGGGGCAGGGCGGCTGTCAGGCCATCGAGGACGCCGTGGTGCTGGCCGAGTGCCTTGCCCGGGGCGGCGCCGTGGAGGAGGCCCTGGCCGCCTACGAGGCGCGCCGGCGAGAGCGGGCCAATGCCATCGTCGCCCGCTCCTGGTCGCTGGGACGGCTGGCGCAGCTCGAGAGCCCCGTCGGCCGCTTCATGCGGGACTCCCTCTTCTGGCTCGTCCCCTCGGCGCTGGCGGCCCGGGGCGTGCGGGACCTGGTGCGCTCCGCCTCGTGA
- a CDS encoding mucoidy inhibitor MuiA family protein produces the protein MGSPLLLPVVKVTLLEDRALVERRGEVPLVAGAQRLVVEGLSPLVVDRSLQAKLAGGTVSQARIRRAVKPYRPEALREHRTELGRRVAELEQELRRAEAEEERRGHRYVLLTTAHGDVYRAISEDAGTGQSRPELWREQLATVRREMDAAEAATHEANREVQRVRDRLQEARGALAGTEAPESKLDVHAELELGHPAGGSAMLSITYLVPCAAWRPAYRATLERGEKGEAVTLECEAVVWQRTEEEWKDAELAFSTARPTLGATPPRLVEDWLWLRDKTEREKQVVEVAMREEVIQTTGEGGVAKRDDGLPGMDDGGEPLTLAAQHRATVPPDGEPHRVPLFRFTAPAASEFLACPELSPLVHRVARFDNTGPSVLLAGPVDLVRSSGYVGRAQLRFTGRSERVRLGFGSEDSLRVARRAEEEMETSRLTGRRVRTHRVKLFLSNMGSRPEAVALEERIPVSEVESVEVLLLKEGTKPSPARVSDDGIVRFELAAPPRSQQELSLAYTVSSGSKVAGL, from the coding sequence ATGGGTTCCCCCCTTTTGCTGCCCGTGGTCAAGGTCACCCTCCTCGAGGACCGGGCGCTCGTGGAGCGGCGCGGCGAGGTGCCCCTGGTGGCCGGCGCCCAGCGCCTGGTCGTCGAGGGGCTGTCTCCGCTCGTCGTGGACCGCTCCCTCCAGGCGAAGCTCGCGGGAGGCACGGTGTCGCAGGCGCGCATCCGCCGCGCGGTGAAGCCCTACCGGCCGGAGGCGCTGCGAGAGCACCGCACGGAGCTGGGCCGGCGCGTGGCGGAGCTGGAGCAGGAGCTGCGCCGTGCCGAGGCGGAGGAGGAGCGGCGCGGCCACCGGTACGTCCTGCTCACCACCGCGCACGGGGACGTGTACCGCGCCATCTCCGAGGACGCGGGGACGGGACAGAGCCGTCCGGAGCTCTGGCGCGAGCAGCTGGCCACGGTGCGCCGCGAGATGGACGCGGCGGAGGCCGCGACGCACGAGGCGAACCGCGAGGTGCAGCGCGTCAGGGACCGGCTCCAGGAGGCGCGCGGCGCGCTGGCGGGCACCGAGGCGCCGGAGTCGAAGCTCGACGTGCATGCGGAGCTGGAGCTGGGCCACCCCGCCGGCGGCTCGGCGATGCTGTCCATCACCTACCTCGTCCCCTGCGCCGCGTGGCGCCCGGCCTACCGCGCCACGCTGGAGCGCGGCGAGAAGGGCGAGGCGGTGACGCTGGAGTGCGAGGCCGTGGTGTGGCAGCGCACCGAGGAGGAATGGAAGGACGCGGAGCTGGCCTTCTCCACGGCGCGTCCCACGCTGGGTGCCACCCCGCCGCGGCTGGTGGAGGACTGGCTGTGGCTGCGCGACAAGACGGAGCGCGAGAAGCAGGTGGTGGAGGTGGCCATGCGCGAGGAGGTCATCCAGACCACCGGCGAGGGCGGCGTGGCGAAGCGCGACGACGGCCTGCCGGGCATGGACGACGGCGGCGAGCCGCTGACGCTGGCCGCGCAGCACCGGGCCACCGTGCCCCCGGACGGGGAGCCGCACCGCGTGCCGCTGTTCCGCTTCACCGCGCCCGCGGCGTCCGAGTTCCTGGCGTGCCCGGAGCTGTCGCCGCTGGTGCACCGGGTGGCGCGCTTCGACAACACGGGCCCGTCGGTGCTGCTGGCGGGCCCGGTGGACCTGGTGCGCTCCAGCGGCTACGTGGGCCGCGCGCAGCTGCGCTTCACCGGCCGGAGCGAGCGGGTGCGACTGGGCTTCGGCAGCGAGGACTCGCTGCGTGTCGCCCGCAGGGCGGAAGAGGAGATGGAGACGAGCCGCCTCACCGGGCGCCGGGTGCGCACGCACCGGGTGAAGCTGTTCCTCTCCAACATGGGCTCGCGGCCCGAGGCCGTGGCCCTGGAGGAGCGCATCCCCGTCTCCGAGGTGGAGTCCGTGGAGGTGCTGCTGCTGAAGGAAGGCACCAAGCCCTCGCCGGCCCGCGTGAGCGACGACGGCATCGTCCGGTTCGAGCTGGCGGCCCCTCCCCGCTCCCAGCAGGAGCTGTCGCTGGCCTACACCGTGTCGAGCGGCTCGAAGGTGGCCGGCCTCTGA
- a CDS encoding mucoidy inhibitor MuiA family protein, with amino-acid sequence MLVVPSTLDAVTVHAQGALCTRVATVLAEGGRLPTQVRINGLPLSLRPGSLRASVVQGPSGLTVRDIRPTFDVQLPPEVDVPAEHRAVEEARARLAKVSVALDAVNRELRILTKLAPTFPPRKKDEFQPRDAPLAAMLSLASLADSELAAFQARRLDLERQQRDVEAELRMRLQRLQEASSSVRGQRARVYRAAVLTLSGHLPAEHAAKLALEYAVPGARWVPTYDLRLPRTLEEGTLRMRASVLQRTGEDWTGVKLSVSTADLERRAEVPELKALRIGRRQPAPARSGWREPPPGLDELFAGYDATRPPAGAEQAPSPEGASSSELDAAPVEKAMAAPQKELRRPEPPPMMERSRPSRDDLMTTTGSFAPIPRPMSAPAPSAPPPKVMSRPRGGMAPREEAPKMKRMGSAPSRVMEDADEEVLMEEPSEAEESFGGAPPGAGGRGGAPEDQAGAMPLEPSDALLDYDRLELAPADSGSRGRLRPRPTYVTRELLALAAVHVHIDITTLIAVSETEVATVWQAPPPAWSVPPRQSSPHFDARFDVEARAEVPSDGAWHTVPVLSVPVGLSAEYVCVPSVEARAFRTVRVENRTPYPLLAGPVDVTLGDEFLMTSPLPTMAPGATQRLGLGVEESIKVARNTRFDEATGGIFGGATMLTHHVSVELANRLANRVLVEVCERVPAVPAGSEKDIKVEETEVAPFWQKRTPLPGETQVEGERAWRVVLQPGEAQTLKATWTVRIPASKMLGGGNRRT; translated from the coding sequence ATGCTCGTCGTGCCATCCACCCTGGATGCCGTCACCGTCCATGCCCAGGGCGCGCTCTGTACCCGCGTGGCCACCGTGCTGGCGGAGGGCGGCCGCCTTCCGACGCAGGTGCGCATCAACGGCCTGCCGCTGTCGCTGCGCCCGGGCTCCCTGCGGGCGTCCGTCGTGCAGGGCCCGTCCGGCCTCACGGTGCGCGACATCCGTCCCACCTTCGACGTGCAGCTGCCCCCCGAGGTGGACGTTCCCGCCGAGCACCGCGCGGTGGAGGAGGCCCGGGCCCGGCTCGCGAAGGTGTCGGTCGCGCTCGATGCCGTCAACCGCGAGCTTCGCATCCTGACGAAGCTCGCGCCCACCTTCCCGCCCCGGAAGAAGGACGAGTTCCAGCCCCGCGACGCACCGCTGGCGGCGATGCTGTCGCTGGCGTCCCTGGCGGACTCGGAGCTGGCGGCCTTCCAGGCGCGCCGGCTGGACCTGGAGCGCCAGCAGCGCGACGTGGAGGCGGAGCTGCGGATGCGCCTGCAGCGCCTGCAGGAGGCCTCCTCGTCCGTGCGAGGCCAGCGGGCCCGCGTGTATCGGGCCGCCGTCCTCACGCTGTCGGGCCACCTGCCGGCGGAGCATGCCGCGAAGCTCGCGCTCGAGTATGCGGTGCCAGGGGCGCGCTGGGTGCCCACGTATGACCTGCGCCTGCCTCGCACGCTCGAAGAGGGGACCCTGCGCATGCGGGCCTCCGTCCTCCAGCGCACCGGCGAGGACTGGACGGGGGTGAAGCTGTCCGTGTCCACCGCGGACCTCGAGCGGCGCGCGGAGGTCCCCGAGCTGAAGGCGCTGCGCATCGGCCGCCGCCAGCCCGCCCCGGCGCGCTCCGGCTGGCGCGAGCCCCCTCCCGGGCTCGACGAGCTGTTCGCCGGCTACGACGCCACGCGCCCGCCTGCGGGTGCGGAGCAGGCTCCAAGCCCCGAAGGTGCCAGCAGCTCCGAGCTCGACGCGGCGCCCGTCGAGAAGGCCATGGCCGCGCCGCAGAAGGAGCTGCGGCGGCCGGAGCCCCCGCCCATGATGGAGCGGAGCCGCCCCTCCCGGGATGACCTGATGACGACCACGGGCTCGTTCGCGCCCATCCCGCGGCCGATGAGCGCTCCGGCCCCCTCGGCGCCACCGCCCAAGGTGATGTCCCGCCCGCGCGGCGGGATGGCCCCCCGCGAAGAGGCGCCCAAGATGAAGCGCATGGGGTCGGCGCCCTCCCGGGTGATGGAGGATGCCGACGAGGAGGTCCTCATGGAGGAGCCCTCCGAAGCGGAAGAGAGCTTTGGCGGTGCGCCCCCGGGCGCGGGGGGACGCGGCGGCGCCCCGGAGGACCAGGCGGGCGCCATGCCGCTCGAGCCGTCGGATGCGCTACTCGACTATGACCGCCTGGAGCTGGCACCGGCGGACTCCGGCAGCCGGGGCCGGCTGCGCCCCCGCCCCACCTACGTCACCCGGGAGCTGCTGGCCCTGGCGGCGGTGCACGTGCACATCGACATCACCACGCTCATCGCCGTGAGCGAGACGGAGGTGGCCACCGTGTGGCAGGCCCCCCCGCCCGCGTGGTCCGTGCCGCCCCGGCAGTCCTCGCCGCACTTCGACGCGCGCTTCGACGTGGAGGCTCGCGCGGAAGTGCCTTCGGACGGGGCGTGGCACACGGTGCCGGTGCTGTCGGTGCCCGTGGGCCTGTCCGCCGAGTACGTCTGCGTGCCTTCGGTGGAGGCGCGCGCCTTCCGCACGGTGCGGGTGGAGAACCGGACGCCGTACCCGCTGCTGGCCGGGCCGGTGGACGTCACGCTGGGCGACGAGTTCCTGATGACGTCTCCCCTTCCCACCATGGCGCCCGGGGCGACGCAGCGCCTGGGCCTGGGCGTGGAGGAGTCCATCAAGGTCGCGCGCAACACGCGCTTCGACGAGGCCACCGGCGGCATCTTCGGCGGCGCGACGATGCTGACGCACCACGTGTCGGTGGAGCTGGCCAACCGGCTGGCCAACCGCGTCCTGGTGGAGGTGTGCGAGCGCGTCCCCGCGGTGCCGGCCGGCTCGGAGAAGGACATCAAGGTGGAGGAGACGGAGGTGGCGCCCTTCTGGCAGAAGCGCACGCCGCTGCCCGGTGAGACCCAGGTGGAGGGTGAGCGCGCGTGGCGCGTGGTGCTCCAGCCCGGCGAGGCGCAGACGCTGAAGGCGACGTGGACCGTGAGAATCCCCGCGAGCAAGATGCTCGGGGGCGGAAACCGGAGGACATGA
- a CDS encoding DUF692 domain-containing protein: protein MGTLGGVGIGWRRELALFIDRARDLGFVEVLAEHLPSSGRLPVSLERLRERGVPLVLHGVSLGLGSAAPPDPKRLERLARQAEALGAVCVSEHLAFVRAGGVESGHLLPVARTEEALEVLAENIRLAEAALPVPLALENVASLFEWPGADFSEAELLAGVLARTGASLLLDVANLHAQALNHGTDAAAVLASVPRERLAYVHVAGGVRRGSLYHDTHAHPLPAEPLKLLEFLVRRLGPVPVMLERDDRFPPPEELASELEAIRAALQQGTSWTATETRA, encoded by the coding sequence ATGGGGACGCTCGGCGGCGTGGGCATCGGCTGGAGGCGGGAGCTGGCGCTGTTCATCGACCGGGCCCGGGACCTCGGGTTCGTGGAGGTGCTGGCCGAGCACCTGCCCTCCTCCGGCCGCCTGCCCGTCTCCCTGGAGCGACTGCGCGAGCGGGGCGTGCCCCTGGTGCTGCACGGCGTCTCGCTGGGCCTGGGCAGCGCGGCGCCTCCGGACCCGAAGCGGCTGGAGCGCCTGGCCCGGCAGGCGGAGGCGCTGGGCGCGGTGTGCGTGAGCGAGCACCTGGCCTTCGTGCGCGCGGGGGGCGTGGAGTCCGGCCACCTGCTGCCGGTGGCGCGGACGGAGGAGGCGCTGGAGGTGCTGGCGGAGAACATCCGGCTGGCGGAGGCCGCGCTCCCGGTGCCGCTCGCGCTGGAGAACGTGGCCTCCCTCTTCGAGTGGCCCGGCGCGGACTTCTCCGAGGCGGAGCTGCTGGCGGGCGTGCTGGCGCGCACCGGGGCGTCGCTGCTGCTGGACGTGGCCAACCTGCACGCGCAGGCGCTCAACCACGGCACGGACGCGGCGGCGGTGCTGGCGAGCGTGCCTCGCGAGCGGCTGGCCTACGTCCACGTGGCCGGGGGGGTGCGGCGAGGCAGCCTGTACCACGACACCCACGCGCACCCACTCCCGGCGGAGCCGCTGAAGCTGCTGGAGTTCCTGGTGCGGAGGCTGGGGCCGGTGCCAGTCATGCTGGAGCGCGATGACCGCTTTCCGCCTCCGGAGGAGCTCGCCTCGGAGCTGGAGGCCATCCGCGCCGCGCTCCAGCAGGGGACGTCATGGACGGCGACGGAGACACGGGCATGA